Part of the candidate division KSB1 bacterium genome, TCGCTCTCCTCGTTGGGGCGAGCGTACACGGCTGCCTGGCCGGCAGAACGGCGGTGCTCCTTTAAATCGAAAGCCACTATGGGCTTTCCCAATGCCATGTATTCGAGAATCTTGTTCATGGTCGATCGGTCTGCCCACTCGCTCTTTGGGTCTGGATCCACGCAAAGATCGGCGGTGGAAAGGTAGCGGCACAAGTCGTGATCCGACACCCTTCCGGTGAATTTCACTGTGCCGTCCAGACCCAAGGAGTCGGCGTAGGCGCGGAGCGCAGGCAGCGCCGGCCCGCCGCCGATGAGCACCACGAGGACGTCAGCCATCCCCAGCTCATCCCGTAGCACCTTGACCGCGCGCAACAGGTAGTCGACCCCGTCTTGGGGGCACATCTCGCCCAAATAGGCGACCAGATATTTTCTCCCCTCCTTGAGCGCCGGCTCTGCAGGCAACTGCCGCAGCCGCGCGAAATCGGGGCCACTGCGCACGATGTGGATGCGCTCCTGAGGAACGCCGCCGCGCAGCAGGGCAATCTCTTTGTGCGATTCGTTCGTGGCCAGCACAAGATCGGCCGTTCTGAAGGTCATTCTTTCCAGGAACAGCAGGGCACGATAGAAGGCGCCCCTGCTGTCCGGAAACTTGGCCAGGTACATCTCCGGCGAGAGGTCGTGGTGGTCAAAGACGAACTTCTTCCCCGCCAGCTTGTACAATGCCGCTAGCGCGAAATAGGTGTCTGGCGGGTTGCAGGCCTGGATGATATCGAACCCTTCGCGCACCGCCACTACTAGCGAGAGGAGCGCCGTGGCCAACCAGCAATAGACGAATTCAAACGCATAGCCCAGCACGCCCCGGGCATTGCCGGGAACCCAATAGCGATACAAGGCCACCCCCTGCAGCACGGTGTAGGTCGCCTCTCCTCGGTCGCGAGGGGAAATCACGCTGACCTTGTACCCGTGCTTGGTGAGCGTAGTCGCTTCCAGCCATACCCGGCGATCAAAGGGCACGGGCAGGTTCTGCACGATGATCAGCACGCACCTACCAGCAGATCCCTTCATAGCTGCAGTCCTTGAGTTCACCGTTCACCACCAGACCAGCCAGGTCGATTACCGTATGGGACGCGTCTGCAGAACGCAGGGCGCGCCGATGCTCTTCGGATTCGTTGCCGACCACGATGACCTCCGACTCGGCCACTACCTCCTCTGGGCTCGACCGCAACAGGCGGGCGATGTGCGGAATCTCGCGCTCGATGTACTCCTTGTTGGAGCCCACCAAGGTTGCCAAGGAGACGTTTCGGTCAAAAATCGCCACGTCGTACCCTTTGCCAATCAGGTACTCGATGGTGGTCACCAGGGGGCTCTCGCGCAGGTCGTCGGTGCCGGCCTTGAAGCTCATGCCCAGAAAGCCGATGCGCCGTTTGCCAGTGCGGCGGATCTCGTCGATGGCGTGCTCGATGTGCCGCCGGTTGCTCTCCATGGCCGCCCCCAGCAGAGGCACCTCCACGTCCAACTCCTTGGCGCGATAGGTGATGGCGCGCAGGTCTTTGGGCAAGCAAGAGCCGCCAAAGGCAAAACCTGGACGAAGATAGTAAGGCGAGATGTTCAGCTTTGTGTCCTGGACAAAGATCGCCATCACCTGGCGGCTGTCCAGGCCGAGCCGCTTGCACAGGCGTCCGATCTCGTTGGCAAAGGCAATCTTGACCGCATGGAAGGCGTTGTCCGCATACTTGACCATCGATGCCGTATCGATGTCCACGCGGAAGAGGGGCGCTGGCAGGTGCTGGTAGAGGGCCACGAGCGGCTCGCCGCTGCGCTCGTCATACTCGCCAATCACCGTCTTGGGCGGATGGCGGAAGTCGTCCACCGCGGTCCCTTCGCGCAAAAACTCCGGGTTGACGCAGAAGCCGACATCTCTGCCCGGCTCCTTGCCTGAGGCGGCGACCAGTGCTGGCAATGCCACGCGACGCGCAATGCCGGGCAAGATGGTGCTCCGGATGGCGACCACGTGGT contains:
- a CDS encoding glycosyltransferase family 4 protein — its product is MKGSAGRCVLIIVQNLPVPFDRRVWLEATTLTKHGYKVSVISPRDRGEATYTVLQGVALYRYWVPGNARGVLGYAFEFVYCWLATALLSLVVAVREGFDIIQACNPPDTYFALAALYKLAGKKFVFDHHDLSPEMYLAKFPDSRGAFYRALLFLERMTFRTADLVLATNESHKEIALLRGGVPQERIHIVRSGPDFARLRQLPAEPALKEGRKYLVAYLGEMCPQDGVDYLLRAVKVLRDELGMADVLVVLIGGGPALPALRAYADSLGLDGTVKFTGRVSDHDLCRYLSTADLCVDPDPKSEWADRSTMNKILEYMALGKPIVAFDLKEHRRSAGQAAVYARPNEESDLALQIKRVLLDEPLRARMGRIGRQRVMEQLSWEHTSVSLVRAYEWLSLRRAAKTAHLAIGHLAKLGAEGTGA
- a CDS encoding nucleotide sugar dehydrogenase, with product MRISVFGLGYVGCVSAGCLAEDGHTVIGVDKNQLKVDLVNAGRSPIIEKDIEAIIAKAVAAGKLRATQDATEAVANSDVSFVCVGTPSNGNGSLDFKHIGRVCTEIGGALRHKEGYHVVAIRSTILPGIARRVALPALVAASGKEPGRDVGFCVNPEFLREGTAVDDFRHPPKTVIGEYDERSGEPLVALYQHLPAPLFRVDIDTASMVKYADNAFHAVKIAFANEIGRLCKRLGLDSRQVMAIFVQDTKLNISPYYLRPGFAFGGSCLPKDLRAITYRAKELDVEVPLLGAAMESNRRHIEHAIDEIRRTGKRRIGFLGMSFKAGTDDLRESPLVTTIEYLIGKGYDVAIFDRNVSLATLVGSNKEYIEREIPHIARLLRSSPEEVVAESEVIVVGNESEEHRRALRSADASHTVIDLAGLVVNGELKDCSYEGICW